A DNA window from Lagenorhynchus albirostris chromosome 5, mLagAlb1.1, whole genome shotgun sequence contains the following coding sequences:
- the CLDN17 gene encoding claudin-17 translates to MTFNPLQIAGLVLGFFGMVGTLATALLPQWRVSAFVGSNIIVFERIWEGLWMNCIRQVKVRLQCKFYNSLLALPFDLEAARALMCVAVALSLIALLIGISGMKKIQCKDSNERVKAYLLGTSGVLFILTGIFVLIPVCWTANIIIRDFYNPAVHIGQKRELGAALFLGWASTAVLFIGGGLLCGYCCCNRKKQKNRYPAAEHPAPHTDKRPQNGTVLSKTSTSYV, encoded by the coding sequence ATGACATTTAACCCGCTGCAAATCGCTGGACTGGTTCTTGGGTTCTTCGGCATGGTGGGGACTCTGGCCACAGCACTTCTGCCTCAGTGGAGAGTATCAGCTTTTGTTGGCAGCAACATTATTGTCTTTGAAAGGATCTGGGAAGGGCTCTGGATGAACTGCATCCGACAAGTCAAGGTTAGGTTGCAGTGCAAGTTCTACAATTCTTTGCTGGCTCTCCCATTTGACCTGGAAGCAGCCCGTGCCCTCATGTGTGTAGCTGTTGCCTTATCTCTGATTGCTCTGCTTATTGGCATCTCCGGCATGAAGAAGATTCAGTGCAAAGACTCTAACGAGAGGGTTAAAGCATATCTTCTGGGGACTTCTGGAGTCCTCTTTATCCTGACGGGCATCTTCGTTCTCATTCCGGTGTGCTGGACAGCCAATATCATCATCAGGGATTTCTACAACCCAGCCGTCCACATAGGTCAGAAACGAGAGCTGGGAGCGGCACTCTTCCTTGGCTGGGCAAGTACCGCTGTCCTCTTCATCGGAGGGGGTCTGCTTTGTGGGTACTGCTGTTGCAACAGAAAGAAGCAAAAGAACAGATATCCAGCCGCTGAGCATCCTGCGCCACACACAGATAAGCGACCACAGAATGGGACAGTGCTTAGTAAGACCTCCACCAGTTACGTCTAA